A stretch of DNA from Alphaproteobacteria bacterium:
AGCGCGTTGCGGAGATGTTCGCGTGGAAAGCGCGTCCCTCACCCAATCCCAATGCAATGCAGGGCGGCGTTGCAGTCGGGCGCGGCATCGCCTACATCCATTACAAGCACGCCGAAAATTTCGTCGCGATGGCCATGGAGGTCGACGTCGATCGCGCGTCGGGTGAGGTGCGTGTTCAGCGCGTTGCGTGCGCCCACGATTGCGGCCTCGTCATCAACCCGGATGCCGTCAGGAACCAGGTCGAGGGCGCCATCGTGCAGACATTGAGCCGCACCCTGCACGAAGAGGTCACCTTCGACGATGCCCGGGTGACGAGTGTTGATTGGTCGAGCTATCCGATCCTCACCATGCCAGAGGTGCCGCAAATCGACCTACAGCTGATCGACCGCCCAAATCTACCCCCGATGGGAGCCGGCGAGGCGGCGGCGACGCCGGTGCCGGCGGCACTCGCGAACGCGATCTTCGATGCGACCGGCGCGCGCTTGAGAACAGCACCCTTCACGGCCGAACGCGTCAAGGCGGCAATCGTCGGACATTGAGGCTTCATTTGATATCGCTTGCAAGGCTCCACCAAGACGAACGCGCACCATCGATTGACGCGCGCCGGAAATCGGATTTCACAGCAATCAAATTGGCGCTTCTCGCGATCAGCTTCATCCTGTCCGCGACGGCGGCCGGCCGAAGTGCGGAGCAGGCGAGTGCCGCGGATGTCGAGCGGATGACGAGGCTCGCGGCCGCGGACGAGATAGCGTCTTACAACCAGCTCGGCGTGCTCGAATATTGCAAATCTCTCGGCCATATCGACGACCACGCCATCGAGAACCAGAACCGGCTGATCGCGTTTTCCTATGGTCAGGACAGCAAAGTGGCGGCGGACGACAAGGCATTGGCCGAGCGCGTCGGTCGCTCGGGAATCGCCATCGTCGGTGAAGCGCCGAGCTATGGGGCCGAGTCCCTCGCCGATATCGCCGCGAAGGATCGCGGAACCGTTGCCGCGGTCTGCCAGAGCATGGCGAAGACCGTCGATCAGAGTGCCGCGTTCATTTTCAGATAGGCGCCTCGCGCGCCGTAGGGGGTTTCGTCCCTAATCGCGCCACGCGGGCGGCAGCGGGTCCGCAGGTGCCAGCGTTACCTGCCCTTTTGGGCAGGCGATGCGCGCCGAGATCGAAATGCGCCCGCTGGCATTGAGCTCGGCGTCAATCTCGAATGCATCGAATATCCGCAAAACCTCCTCGGTCCTCGGGTGGGAGATCGAGAGGCCGTTCAAGTCGCACGCAGCGTCGTTGCCCATCGACGGGTGGTGGCTGTCAAGCCAATCGATGAAGAAAGGAATCACGGGTCCGAGCCCGTGGCGCGAGAGGCGCAGGACGTTCCAGCGCAAAACTTCGCCCCCGACCGTCTTGCGCGACATCGTAAGAACACCGCTCGTCCGGATGCCGAGCAGGCGCGCCTTGGGTAGCAGGCGATCGAGGTCGCGCACGCCGACCGCCCAGGTGACGAGGCCGGGTCGTTCGAGCTGTCCCATCCACGTCGCCGGGGTGTCCAGCGCATTTTGTCGCGGGTCGGGTGCAATGATTTCGAGATAGCACTGCCCACCGAGCGAGACGAGAGCGTTGCGCGTCCCGCCGCCAGGATGAACGCCACCTTGCAGCGGAACGACGCCGAGCATGTGTTCGATCGCCGCCATGCCGTCGTCCAGATCGGCGGCTGCCCAAACAAGATGGTCGATCGGGTTCATTTCGATCAGCCTCGGCCTTAGCGCCACACCACCAACAACGACGTTATCGTAACGCTCGATTCGCACGAATGCGAACGGGGAGGATCGGCGGTCGCCTCACCGAACGCCCCGCGAAAAATTGAAATCATCAGATAAGGTGCCTGCGCGCCCCTCATCGGCTGCCTTATCGATCTCAACCGGATGCCGGCTCTGCTTGCCGCGAGTTCATGGCGAGCTGGTCCGAATAACGTCCGCGGAGTTCGATGGGGCCCACATGAGAGACGTACTCCGTGACGAGGCACGGGATGGGCTTTCCGTTCGTCTTGAGCCATCGTGCGCAGAAGGAACGGTCTTCGCCGATCTGGCGACCGCCTTCGAAGATGTAGTCGAAGAAGCCGTAATAATTCGGCGGAAACTCGCCAGCCAGGTACTTCGGGGCGGCATTGCTTTGGACGATCGTCTCGAGTGCGCGCCGAGCGATAAGGAACAGCGCGGCGCCGACACTGCGTGCGTTCAAGAATCCGTTCTCGATCACGATCCTATTGTCCGTAATGACGGGATCGATGTTGTACTTGAACAGCTCGCTGAGCATCGCGCCGACCGTCTTGTCGGCGACGGCTTTCCGCTGGAATGGCATTTCGCGATAGGGGCAACCGCAGCCGACGACGGGCTCGTCCCTGGCGAGCATCGCGGATACGACGGAGGGATGGAAACCGATATCCGTGTCGAGGAACAGGAGATGGGAGCAGGATCGGTCCGACAGGAAATCGGCGCAGATAAGATTGCGCGCAACGTGGACAAGTGTGCGGGCCTTCAAATTGAGGGTGTATTCGATGCCTTTCGCACGCAGGCTTTCGACGAGGGCGAGCACCGACGTCATGTATTCCTTGCGCACGCTGCCGTCGTAGGACGGCGACCCAATCATGATTTTCATCCCTCGGCCTCATGCAAGCACGCCGCGAAATATGCAGCGTGCGCTTGGCCGCGAGGATAGGAGATTTTGACGCGCGCGAAAATGACGCGCTTGTCGTGCCGGCTATTCGGCGGTGAACGAGAAGATGACGGGAGGAAATATGCAGCTGACATAGAAGGACGTGACGGGATTTGTGTTTGGGTAAAGAGGTATGCGTTTGGAGGGCCTGGCGGCGACCTACTCTCCCGCGTCTTGAGACGGAGTACCATCGGCGCAGAGGGTTTTCACGGCCGAGTTCGGAATGGGATCGGGTGTTCACCCCTCGCTATGGCCACCAGGC
This window harbors:
- a CDS encoding VOC family protein; the protein is MNPIDHLVWAAADLDDGMAAIEHMLGVVPLQGGVHPGGGTRNALVSLGGQCYLEIIAPDPRQNALDTPATWMGQLERPGLVTWAVGVRDLDRLLPKARLLGIRTSGVLTMSRKTVGGEVLRWNVLRLSRHGLGPVIPFFIDWLDSHHPSMGNDAACDLNGLSISHPRTEEVLRIFDAFEIDAELNASGRISISARIACPKGQVTLAPADPLPPAWRD